From a single Leishmania infantum JPCM5 genome chromosome 36 genomic region:
- a CDS encoding putative 40S ribosomal protein S18 produces the protein MQPFLKLLAEYPRMSLTLIPDHFQHIVRLLNTNVEGKRKVPFALRMVKGVGIRFAYLVCKKAGIDVERRAGTLTAEELEKIAEIIADPAKFKIPDWFLNRQRDPKTGKTEHLSSSMVDTRLREDLERLKKIRAHRGVRHAYGLRVRGQHTCTTGRHGKTVGVSRGK, from the coding sequence ATGCAACCCTTCCTGAAACTACTCGCAGAGTATCCAAGGATGTCTCTGACGCTTATCCCTGATCACTTCCAGCACATTGTGCGGCTGCTCAACACGAATGTGGAGGGCAAGCGCAAGGTGCCGTTCGCGCTGCGCATGGTGAAGGGCGTTGGCATCCGCTTTGCCTACCTGGTGTGCAAGAAGGCCGGGATCGACGTGGAGCGCCGCGCGGGCACTCTGAccgcggaggagctggagaagatCGCCGAGATCATCGCCGATCCCGCGAAGTTCAAGATCCCGGACTGGTTCCTGAACCGTCAGCGCGACCCCAAGACCGGCAAGACGGAGCACCTGTCCAGCTCGATGGTGGACACCCGCCTGCGCGAAGACCTTGAGCGTCTGAAGAAGATTCGCGCGCACCGTGGCGTGCGTCACGCCTACGGCCTCCGCGTGCGCGGCcagcacacgtgcacgacTGGCCGCCACGGCAAGACGGTCGGCGTCTCTCGCGGCAAGTAA
- a CDS encoding putative 40S ribosomal protein S18 — translation MSLTLIPDHFQHIVRLLNTNVEGKRKVPFALRMVKGVGIRFAYLVCKKAGIDVERRAGTLTAEELEKIAEIIADPAKFKIPDWFLNRQRDPKTGKTEHLSSSMVDTRLREDLERLKKIRAHRGVRHAYGLRVRGQHTCTTGRHGKTVGVSRGK, via the coding sequence ATGTCTCTGACGCTTATCCCTGATCACTTCCAGCACATTGTGCGGCTGCTCAACACGAATGTGGAGGGCAAGCGCAAGGTGCCGTTCGCGCTGCGCATGGTGAAGGGCGTTGGCATCCGCTTTGCCTACCTGGTGTGCAAGAAGGCCGGGATCGACGTGGAGCGCCGCGCGGGCACTCTGAccgcggaggagctggagaagatCGCCGAGATCATCGCCGATCCCGCGAAGTTCAAGATCCCGGACTGGTTCCTGAACCGTCAGCGCGACCCCAAGACCGGCAAGACGGAGCACCTGTCCAGCTCGATGGTGGACACCCGCCTGCGCGAAGACCTTGAGCGTCTGAAGAAGATTCGCGCGCACCGTGGCGTGCGTCACGCCTACGGCCTCCGCGTGCGCGGCcagcacacgtgcacgacTGGCCGCCACGGCAAGACGGTCGGCGTCTCTCGCGGCAAGTAA